The genomic stretch GCGGTCGTACACCTTGTTCGCGTTGAACAGCAGCGCGATCCGATGGGTCGTCTGTGGCGTTTGAGGGCGGGTCATGGCAGTGGCGGCGGGCGGATCGTCAGGAACCGCTGAGCCATCGTCTCCTGTTGGGTGGGCATCGAATGCCGCACGGGTTTTTTAAGCGTCTGGTTATTCTAGGCCCTGAAGATCGCGCCGGTGTGGACCAAACGCATAAGCGGTAAGAAACATCAAGCACGCTGTGCAATTTCGCAATTGCCGGTGCCTGTCGCAAGCGTCAGCATGGCGTCACCTTGTCGACCCGCACATGATGTTGCGCAGGTTGCAGTGCAACATAAACAGGAGACGCTGATGTCCTACTTCGAACACATTCCCGAAATTCGCTACGAAGGTCCGCAATCGGATAACCCGCTTGCGTATCACCATTACGACAAGAACAAGCCTGTGCTTGGCAAGACACTCGAAGAACATTTGCGTATCGCCGTCTGCTATTGGCACACGTTCGTCTGGCCCGGTGTCGATATCTTCGGGGAGGGAACGTTTCGGCGTCCATGGCAGCAAGCCGGCGACGCGATGGAGCGTGCACAGCAAAAGGCCGATTCCGCCTTTGAATTCTTCACGAAGCTCGGCACGCCTTACTACACCTTTCACGATACCGATGTCTCGCCCGAAGGCGAGACTCTGAAGGAATACAGCGAGAACTTCGGGCGCATTACCGACTATCTGGCGCGCAAGCAGCAGGACACCGGCATCAAATTGCTGTGGGGCACGGCCAATCTGTTCTCGCATCCGCGTTACGCGGCAGGGGCGGCAACCAGTCCGGATCCGGAAATTTTTGCATTTGCGGCGACTCAGGTGCGCCACGCGCTTGACGCGACGCAACGGCTCGGCGGCGAGAACTATGTATTGTGGGGCGGCCGCGAAGGTTATGACACGCTGCTCAATACCGACCTCGTGCGCGAACGCGATCAGTTCGCCCGCTTTCTCCACATGGTGGTCGAGCATGCGCATAAGATCGGCTTCAAAGGCACTTTGCTGATCGAACCGAAGCCGCAGGAGCCGACCAAACATCAATACGATCACGACGTGGCGACCGTGCATGGCTTCCTGCTGCAATACGGGCTGCAGGATGAAATCCGCGTGAATATCGAGGCCAATCACGCGACGCTTGCCGGCCACTCGTTTCATCACGAGATCGCGACCGCGTTTGCGCTCGGCATTTTCGGCAGCGTCGATGCGAATCGCGGCGATCCGCAAAACGGCTGGGACACCGACCAGTTTCCGAACAGCGTCGAGGAACTGACGCTGGCCTTCCACGAGATCCTCAAACACGGCGGCTTCACGACCGGCGGCATGAACTTCGATGCCAAAGTTCGGCGGCAAAGCGTTGATGCCGAGGATCTGTTTTACGGCCACATCGGTGCGATCGACAATCTGGCGCTCGCGGTCGAGCGCGCGGCAGCGTTGATTGAGAACGACCGTCTCGAACAGTTCAAGCGTCAGCGTTATGCGGGCTGGGACACGGAGTTCGGCCGCAAGATCCTGTCCGGCGGCTATTCGCTGTCGACGCTTGCTACGGACGCGCTGTCCCGTGGCCTGAATCCTCAGCATGCGAGCGGCCAGCAGGAACGGCTGGAAAACGTGGTGAATCAGGCGATTTATGGCGTGCGCTGAAGCACGCTGGTAGTGAAGGCCGCGAGACGCGGCCGGCAAAAAATTAAAAGAATCGCGTGGCCACGTTGACCGCGCGGAGACAGGAGTTTTGGGTTGTCGTTCGTCGGCTGTGTGGCTCGCAGCGCAGGCCGTCCAATCCGGTATTCCGGCTATCAGAAGAAGGAGACAGACATGAAAATCGCAACGCGCCGTACCGTTCTGAGTTCGCTCGTATGTGGAGCGATACTCGCCAGCCTGTCGCTTGTTGCGCCGCTCGCGCATGCAAGCAAGGATCATCCGGAAATTGGCTTCTGTATCGACGATCTGCGCGTCGAGCGCTGGTCGCGCGATCGAGATTACTTCGTCGCGGCTGCGGAAAAGCTCGGCGCGAAAGTGTCGGTGCAGTCGGCCGACGCAAGCGAGGAGCGACAGATCTCGCAGATCGAAAACCTGATTTCGCGCGGCGTCGACGTGATCGTCATCGTGCCGTTCAATTCGAAGACGCTCGGCAACGTGATCGCCGAAGCGAAGAAAGCGGGCATCAAGGTCGTCTCGTATGACCGGTTGATTCTCGATGCCGATGTCGATGCCTATATCTCGTTCGATAACGAGAAAGTGGGAGAAATGCAGGCACAGGGTGTCTTCAATGCACAACCGAAGGGCAATTACTTCCTGCTCGGCGGCGCGCCGACCGACAACAACGCGAAGATGCTGCGCGAGGGGCAGCTCAAAGTGTTGAAGCCCGCCATCGATAAAGGCGACATCAAGGTGGTCGGCCAGCAGTGGGTGCCTGAGTGGAGTGCGTCGACGGCGTTGCGCATCGTCGAGGATGCGCTGACGGCGAACAACAACAAGATCGATGCGATCGTCGCGTCGAACGACGGCACTGCGGGCGGCGCGATTCAGGCGCTTGCCGCACAGCATATGGCGGGCAAGGTGCCGATCTCGGGGCAGGACGCGGACCTCGCGGCGGTGAAGCGCGTGATCGCCGGCACGCAAACGATGACCGTGTACAAGCCGCTGAAGCTGATCGCAGGCGAAGCCGCGAAACTCTCGGTCGCGCTTGCGAAGGGCCAAAAGCCGGCCTATAACGCGCAGTACGACAACGGCAAGAAGAAGGTCGACACGGTACTGCTGCAACCAACATTGCTGACGAAGAGCAACGTCGATATCGTCGTCAAGGACGGCTTCTATACCCAGGCCCAGCTCGCGAGCCAATGAGCGTAACGCATGCGCGGTGGGCATCGGTGTGTATTACGCGTACCGGTGCCGCCGCGCGCCTTGCAGCGAGGCATAGCGAATGACGCAACCCTTACTGACGATGCGCGGCATTGTCAAAGCGTTCTCCGGCGTGAAGGCGCTCGACGGCATCGACCTGACGGTCGCGCGGGGCGAGTGCATCGGCTTGTGCGGCGAAAACGGCGCGGGAAAATCGACGCTGATGAAAGTGTTGTCCGGCGTTTACCCGTACGGTACCTGGGATGGCGAAATCATCTGGGAAGGCGAGCCGCTAAAGGCCGCAAGCGTACGCGACACCGAGCGGGCCGGCATCATCATCATTCACCAGGAATTGATGCTGGTGCCGGAATTGTCGGTAGCGGAGAACATCTTCCTCGGCAATGAAATCACGCTGCCAGGCGGCCGGATGAATTACGCCGCGATGTATCAGCGCGCCGACGAGTTGCTGCGTGAACTCGATATCGGCGGCATCAACGTCGCGCAGCCGGTGATGAATTACGGCGGCGGGCACCAGCAACTGATCGAGATCGCAAAGGCGCTGAACAAGCGCGCGAAGCTGCTGATTCTCGATGAACCGTCGTCGTCGCTGACGGCCTCGGAAACGCGCATCCTGCTCGACATCGTGCGCGATCTGAAGCGGCGCGGCGTAGCCTGCGTATACATCTCGCACAAGCTCGACGAAGTCGAAGCCGTGTGCGACACCATCAGCGTGATTCGCGACGGCCGGCACGTCGCAACCGAGCCGATGCGTGCGCTGACTACCGAGCGCATCATCGCGATGATGGTCGGCCGGGAAATCAAGAACCTGTTTCCACGCGAACCGCATCCGATCGGCGACGTGATCTTCGAAGCGCGCCACGTCACCTGTTTCGATGTCACCAATCCGCGTCGCAAGCGTGTGAACGACGTGTCGTTTGCGCTGCGGCGCGGTGAAATTCTCGGCGTCGCCGGTTTGGTGGGCGCGGGGCGCACGGAGTTGATGCAGGCGATCTTCGGCGCGTATCCGGGGGTGAGCGAAGCGACGGTTGTAATGGAAGGCAAGCCGTTGAAAATTCGCGCGCCGATAGATGCGATTCGTGCGGGCATCGGCATGGTGCCTGAGGACCGCAAGCGGCATGGCATCGTGCCGAATCTGAGCGTCGGTCACAACATCACGCTCGCAGTGTTGCAGCGCTTTGCGACGGGTGGCCGTATCGATTCCGCCGCCGAGCTCGATACGATTCACACGGAGATGAAGCGGCTGTCGGTGCGTGCCGCGCATCCGATGCTGTCGATTGCAAGCCTGTCAGGAGGCAATCAGCAAAAGGCCGTGCTGACGCGCATGCTGCTGACCGACCCCAAAGTGCTGATCCTCGACGAACCGACCCGCGGCGTCGACGTGGGCGCGAAATACGAAATCTACAAACTGATTTTTCAGCTTGCACAGCGCGGCGTGTCGATCGTGATGGTGTCGTCCGAATTGCCGGAAGTGCTCGGTATCAGCGATCGCGTGCTGGTAATCGGCGAAGGCGAATTGCGCGGCGATTTCATCAACGACGGCCTCACGCAGGAGGACATTCTCAGCGCCGCGATCCGTCCCGTGCAACGATCCCTAAACCCAACCGCACTAACCGCAGCGAGTGCCGCATGACTCCCGACGTCACTTCCCAACGCGCCGACAATGCCGCGCCGCAAGGCGCATTCGGCGGCCCGCAGCGCATTCAGCAACTGTTCGCGCGCTACAAGATTCTTGCGTTGCTGATCGCGGTGGCCGCGATCTGGATGTTCTTTTCGTTTCTCACACACGGTGCGTTCGTCACGCCACGCAATCTGTCGAATCTGCTGCGGCAAATGTCGATTACCGGCATGCTCGCGTGCGGCATGGTGTTCGTGATCATCGCCGGCGAGATCGATTTGTCGGTGGGCTCGTTGCTGGGTCTGCTCGGCGGCGTCGCGGCGATTCTCGACGTCAACCGCCATTGGCCGATCGGCGTAACACTGCCGGTTGTGATGCTGCTCGGCGTACTCATGGGCATGTTCAACGGATGGTGGTCGACCTACCGGCGCGTGCCGTCGTTCATCGTCGGCCTGGGCGGCATGCTGGCGTATCGCGGCATTCTGCTCGGCGTGACTGGCGGTTCGACCATCGCACCGGTCTCCGACAATTTCGTCTTCGTCGGTCAAGGGTATTTACCGCGACTTGCGGGCGATACGCTCGCCGTCGTGCTGTTTCTGCTGCTGACCTTTCTCACCGTGCGGCAACGGCGCAACCGCGAGCGCTATCAGTTGACGGTCGTGCCTGTCTGGCAGGACGTCGCGAAGGTTGTCGGCGCGGGCGTGATTCTGGCCGCGTTCGTCGCCACGCTGGATCGCTATGGCGGCATACCGGTGCCGGTTTTGCTGCTGCTCGCACTGCTCGGCGTCTTCACTTGGATCGCGACGCAGACCGTATTCGGCCGCCGCATCTATGCCGTGGGTTCGAATCTCGAAGCGACGCGGCTATCCGGTGTGAACACCAACCGTGTGAAGCTGGCGATCTTCGCGCTGATGGGGTTGATGTGCGCGTTCGGCGGTATCGTCAACACGGCGCGGCTCGCAGCCGGCTCGCCGTCGGCGGGTTCGATGGGCGAGCTGGATGCGATCGCGGCATGCTTTATCGGCGGGACGTCGATGCGCGGCGGCTCCGGCACGGTCTACGGGGCATTGATCGGCGCGCTGGTGATGGCGAGCCTCGACAACGGCATGTCGATGCTCGACGTCGATGCGTACTGGCAGATGATCGTGAAGGGCAGCATTCTCGTGCTCGCGGTGTGGATCGACGTAGTGTCGGGTTCGAACCGGCGCTGACCCTTCAACGGTGCCGACGGTGCATTAGGCCGATGCTGAGGATTCTCGGTTCACGCCGAGAATCGACTTCGGTTCCATGAACGCTTCCAGCCCGAATGTCCCGTATTCTCGCCCAATGCCCGATTGTTTGAACCCGCCGAACGGCGCGGCGGGTTCGTGCGCCAGCGTATTGACCAGCACGCGTCCTGCATCGATACGCGCGGCGACTGCGCGAGCCCGCGCCGCGTCGCTGGAGACCACGTAGGCTTGCAAGCCGTAGCTCGTGTCGTTGGCAATCGCAATCGCTTCTTCGGTGTCGCGATACGCGATGATCGACAGCACGGGGCCGAAGATTTCCTCGCGGGCGATCGTCATGTCGTTGCTAACGCCGCTGAACACCGTCGGCCGCACGAACCAGCCGCTCTTGAGGCCTTCCGGTCGGCCTTCGCCGCCAGCAAGTAAGCGCGCGCCTTCGTCGACGCCGATACGGATATAGCGCTGCACACGCTCCCATTGCTTGCGGCTGACCATCGGACCGATCTGCGTGGCCGGGTCGCGCGGATCGCCGGCTTGCACGCGTGCGGCCTCGTCGCGCACCCGTTCCTCGAACTCCGCGAGGCGGCTTTGCGGCACCAGAATTCGCGTGCCGGCGATACACGCCTGACCGCTATTCATGTAACCCGCCTGGAGCGCCAATGGCACCGCTTCGGCGAAATCCGCGTCGTCCAGTACCAGCATCGGCGATTTGCCGCCTAACTCCAGCGTGACGCGCTTCAACGTCTCGGCGCCGGTGCGCAGAATGGTCTTGCCGACAGCCGTGGACCCTGTGAAGGAAATCTTCGCGACGTCCGGATGCGCGCTGATTTCCGCGCCGACGGTTTCGCCCCTGCCCGTGATGATATTGAAGACGCCCGCGGGCAAGCCGGCATCGTGCAGTGCCTCGGTGACGATCTGCGTCTGGATTGCGCTCATCTCGCTCGGCTTGACGACGGCCGTGCAACCAGCCGCGAGCGCCGCCGCCAGTTTGCCGCAGATGAAGCCGGCATTGCTGTTCCACGGCGTAATCAGGCCGGCTACGCCGAGCGGTTGCATGACGACATCGGCGCTGCCGGCGCGGCGCGTGAAGTCATAAGTTCGCAGCACCTTGACGACTTCCGCCAGCACGTCGGCCGCATATTTCGCCATCCAGCGCGCGCGCGAAACCGGTGCGCCGTATTCTTCGACGATCGCTTCGAACAGGTCGTCTTCTCTGGCTTGCACCGCGTCGTGCATGCGTTCGAGCAGCGCGATCCGCTCTGCTGTGCGGGTGCGGGAAAACTGCGGGAAGGCGCGCCTGGCGGCTGCGATCGCGCGGCGCGCGTCTTCTTCGTCAGCCAGCCGGACCTGGCCGATTACCGCTTCGGTTGCCGGGTTGAACAGTTCGAACCATTCCTCGCCGTGCGGCGTGACGAACGCGCCGTCGATATAAATCTTGTCGATTTGTCGCATGAAAACTCCTGCCGTGGCGAATACGAATTGCCTTCACGATAGCCCTCGAGGATTGCGCTGACTAGCCATATAATCAAAGATGATTCGTTGAGCAGGATGGGATAATGAAAACGCCCGGTTTGAGTGAACTGGAAGGCGTGCTCGCGGTGGCGCGCCGTCGCAGCTTTCGCGCGGCGGCGACGGAACTCGGCGTGTCGACGTCGGCGCTCAGTCATGCGGTTGCAGCTTTGGAGGCGCGCATCGGCGTACGGCTCTTCAACCGCACCACGCGCAGCGTGTCGTTATCCGAGGCGGGTGCGCAGTTCGTCGACAGCGTCGCGCCTGCGTTGTCGACCATTCGCGTGGCTATCGAGCAGGCCGGCAGCTATCGCGATACGCCGGCGGGAACGCTGCGCCTCAACACATCCGCAGGTGCGGCGCGGCAGATCATGCCTTTGCTGCTGGAATATCTGCGCCGCTATCCGGAGATGAAACTCGACCTCGTCACCGAAGGGCGCATGATCGACATCGTGGTCGAAGGATTCGACGCCGGTGTTCGACTGGCGGAGAGCGTTCCGCAGGACATGATCGCGGTGCCGTTCAATCAACCGCAGCGTTTTGCGGTAGTTGGCAGTCCGGCTTATTTTGCCGAGCATCCAAAGCCGCGCACGCCGGATGATTTGCGTGCGCACCGTTGCATTCGGCTGCGCATGCCGAGTGGACGTATCTATCACTGGGAGTTCGAGCGCCGCGGCGAGACGATTAGCGTGGA from Paraburkholderia sp. IMGN_8 encodes the following:
- the xylF gene encoding D-xylose ABC transporter substrate-binding protein translates to MKIATRRTVLSSLVCGAILASLSLVAPLAHASKDHPEIGFCIDDLRVERWSRDRDYFVAAAEKLGAKVSVQSADASEERQISQIENLISRGVDVIVIVPFNSKTLGNVIAEAKKAGIKVVSYDRLILDADVDAYISFDNEKVGEMQAQGVFNAQPKGNYFLLGGAPTDNNAKMLREGQLKVLKPAIDKGDIKVVGQQWVPEWSASTALRIVEDALTANNNKIDAIVASNDGTAGGAIQALAAQHMAGKVPISGQDADLAAVKRVIAGTQTMTVYKPLKLIAGEAAKLSVALAKGQKPAYNAQYDNGKKKVDTVLLQPTLLTKSNVDIVVKDGFYTQAQLASQ
- a CDS encoding aldehyde dehydrogenase family protein, whose product is MRQIDKIYIDGAFVTPHGEEWFELFNPATEAVIGQVRLADEEDARRAIAAARRAFPQFSRTRTAERIALLERMHDAVQAREDDLFEAIVEEYGAPVSRARWMAKYAADVLAEVVKVLRTYDFTRRAGSADVVMQPLGVAGLITPWNSNAGFICGKLAAALAAGCTAVVKPSEMSAIQTQIVTEALHDAGLPAGVFNIITGRGETVGAEISAHPDVAKISFTGSTAVGKTILRTGAETLKRVTLELGGKSPMLVLDDADFAEAVPLALQAGYMNSGQACIAGTRILVPQSRLAEFEERVRDEAARVQAGDPRDPATQIGPMVSRKQWERVQRYIRIGVDEGARLLAGGEGRPEGLKSGWFVRPTVFSGVSNDMTIAREEIFGPVLSIIAYRDTEEAIAIANDTSYGLQAYVVSSDAARARAVAARIDAGRVLVNTLAHEPAAPFGGFKQSGIGREYGTFGLEAFMEPKSILGVNRESSASA
- a CDS encoding LysR family transcriptional regulator; the protein is MKTPGLSELEGVLAVARRRSFRAAATELGVSTSALSHAVAALEARIGVRLFNRTTRSVSLSEAGAQFVDSVAPALSTIRVAIEQAGSYRDTPAGTLRLNTSAGAARQIMPLLLEYLRRYPEMKLDLVTEGRMIDIVVEGFDAGVRLAESVPQDMIAVPFNQPQRFAVVGSPAYFAEHPKPRTPDDLRAHRCIRLRMPSGRIYHWEFERRGETISVDVQGMLTLDEPTLVMEAAREGFGLAYMTEWNVAADLEAGTLLRVLKDWTPSFEGLCLYYPGRRHVPAGLRALIEMIRERG
- the xylG gene encoding D-xylose ABC transporter ATP-binding protein, whose product is MTQPLLTMRGIVKAFSGVKALDGIDLTVARGECIGLCGENGAGKSTLMKVLSGVYPYGTWDGEIIWEGEPLKAASVRDTERAGIIIIHQELMLVPELSVAENIFLGNEITLPGGRMNYAAMYQRADELLRELDIGGINVAQPVMNYGGGHQQLIEIAKALNKRAKLLILDEPSSSLTASETRILLDIVRDLKRRGVACVYISHKLDEVEAVCDTISVIRDGRHVATEPMRALTTERIIAMMVGREIKNLFPREPHPIGDVIFEARHVTCFDVTNPRRKRVNDVSFALRRGEILGVAGLVGAGRTELMQAIFGAYPGVSEATVVMEGKPLKIRAPIDAIRAGIGMVPEDRKRHGIVPNLSVGHNITLAVLQRFATGGRIDSAAELDTIHTEMKRLSVRAAHPMLSIASLSGGNQQKAVLTRMLLTDPKVLILDEPTRGVDVGAKYEIYKLIFQLAQRGVSIVMVSSELPEVLGISDRVLVIGEGELRGDFINDGLTQEDILSAAIRPVQRSLNPTALTAASAA
- the xylA gene encoding xylose isomerase — translated: MSYFEHIPEIRYEGPQSDNPLAYHHYDKNKPVLGKTLEEHLRIAVCYWHTFVWPGVDIFGEGTFRRPWQQAGDAMERAQQKADSAFEFFTKLGTPYYTFHDTDVSPEGETLKEYSENFGRITDYLARKQQDTGIKLLWGTANLFSHPRYAAGAATSPDPEIFAFAATQVRHALDATQRLGGENYVLWGGREGYDTLLNTDLVRERDQFARFLHMVVEHAHKIGFKGTLLIEPKPQEPTKHQYDHDVATVHGFLLQYGLQDEIRVNIEANHATLAGHSFHHEIATAFALGIFGSVDANRGDPQNGWDTDQFPNSVEELTLAFHEILKHGGFTTGGMNFDAKVRRQSVDAEDLFYGHIGAIDNLALAVERAAALIENDRLEQFKRQRYAGWDTEFGRKILSGGYSLSTLATDALSRGLNPQHASGQQERLENVVNQAIYGVR
- a CDS encoding sugar ABC transporter permease, with translation MTPDVTSQRADNAAPQGAFGGPQRIQQLFARYKILALLIAVAAIWMFFSFLTHGAFVTPRNLSNLLRQMSITGMLACGMVFVIIAGEIDLSVGSLLGLLGGVAAILDVNRHWPIGVTLPVVMLLGVLMGMFNGWWSTYRRVPSFIVGLGGMLAYRGILLGVTGGSTIAPVSDNFVFVGQGYLPRLAGDTLAVVLFLLLTFLTVRQRRNRERYQLTVVPVWQDVAKVVGAGVILAAFVATLDRYGGIPVPVLLLLALLGVFTWIATQTVFGRRIYAVGSNLEATRLSGVNTNRVKLAIFALMGLMCAFGGIVNTARLAAGSPSAGSMGELDAIAACFIGGTSMRGGSGTVYGALIGALVMASLDNGMSMLDVDAYWQMIVKGSILVLAVWIDVVSGSNRR